In Elusimicrobiota bacterium, a single genomic region encodes these proteins:
- a CDS encoding glycosyltransferase family 39 protein, whose amino-acid sequence MENINNKQTEKMYSLLFALFLISITIFRLVYIGTLNLCFDEAYNWEWAQRLSVNYYSQPGMVGWWIRFFTSILGSSEFSVRLGAVVSSFLTSIVLFFLAKNLTKSSKIAFLTTSTLHITPLGTAGSILMMHDSVTILFWMLAILFFSKFIFTQKTFWLYLWAISSALSVYGKLSSYLMLFCVFIFLVLSKENRKWFFNKHSYLSLLLYLVVLSPHLIWNLHHNFSNYQHVFGLGTNGVACYSSSSFFDFLAGQMIFTSPVIFVLIVMAIVYFLVTKRKEQTDQNLLLVSFTAPILLIFFFMSMRSKTEANWTNIAYPTALIMVFYYLDTVKWKKLTKIIVLTFGLLLAIIPSIFILYPSLIETAGVQVKPQDDRSNEVYGWDFLGNELSEILKVQPKGTFVFSHNYQMPGILRFYMKGRPQTYCFPSNWRRHNQYDIWGGWENLKGRNGLYIYYTPAGEEIMPFITKAFKSIQPYKKIETFRRNTVIRTVNVILCKDFLGTDKLTQSVGY is encoded by the coding sequence ATGGAAAATATTAATAACAAACAAACAGAAAAAATGTACTCATTATTGTTTGCTTTGTTTTTAATTTCTATTACCATTTTCCGGCTGGTTTATATCGGTACTCTTAATTTATGCTTTGATGAGGCCTATAACTGGGAATGGGCCCAGAGACTGTCCGTCAATTACTATTCCCAGCCCGGCATGGTCGGCTGGTGGATAAGGTTTTTCACATCAATTCTTGGCAGTAGCGAATTTTCTGTCCGCCTGGGAGCTGTTGTTTCTTCCTTCCTTACAAGTATAGTATTGTTTTTCCTGGCTAAAAATCTCACAAAAAGTTCTAAAATTGCTTTTTTAACAACATCCACCCTGCATATAACGCCATTAGGCACAGCGGGATCCATTTTAATGATGCATGACAGCGTAACCATATTATTTTGGATGCTTGCAATCTTATTTTTCTCAAAATTTATTTTTACTCAAAAAACCTTTTGGCTTTATCTTTGGGCAATAAGTTCTGCTTTAAGCGTGTACGGCAAATTAAGCAGTTACTTGATGCTTTTCTGCGTATTTATTTTTCTGGTATTATCCAAAGAAAACAGAAAGTGGTTTTTTAATAAACATTCCTACTTAAGCTTGTTATTGTACCTGGTCGTCTTATCCCCGCATTTAATATGGAACCTGCATCATAATTTTTCAAATTACCAGCATGTTTTTGGATTGGGCACTAACGGCGTAGCCTGTTATTCAAGCAGTTCATTTTTTGATTTCCTTGCAGGACAGATGATATTCACATCGCCGGTAATATTTGTTTTAATTGTGATGGCTATTGTTTATTTTTTAGTCACAAAGAGAAAAGAGCAGACCGACCAAAATCTGTTGTTAGTGTCTTTCACAGCCCCTATTTTACTTATTTTCTTCTTCATGAGCATGCGCTCTAAAACAGAAGCTAACTGGACCAACATCGCCTATCCGACAGCCCTCATAATGGTGTTTTATTACCTGGATACTGTGAAATGGAAAAAATTAACAAAAATTATTGTCTTAACCTTCGGGCTTTTATTAGCAATCATACCTTCAATATTCATCCTGTACCCCTCGCTGATTGAAACCGCGGGAGTACAAGTCAAACCGCAGGATGACCGGTCCAATGAGGTTTACGGTTGGGACTTTCTTGGCAATGAATTAAGCGAAATTCTAAAAGTTCAGCCAAAAGGAACTTTCGTTTTCAGCCACAACTACCAGATGCCCGGTATATTGAGGTTCTACATGAAGGGGCGCCCCCAGACTTACTGTTTTCCAAGTAATTGGCGCAGGCATAACCAATACGATATTTGGGGAGGCTGGGAGAATCTGAAAGGCAGAAACGGGCTGTATATTTATTATACTCCGGCAGGCGAAGAAATAATGCCATTTATAACAAAAGCTTTCAAATCAATCCAGCCTTACAAAAAGATTGAAACATTCAGAAGAAACACAGTAATCCGCACCGTGAATGTTATTCTTTGTAAGGACTTCCTCGGCACAGACAAACTTACCCAGTCTGTTGGCTATTAG